Below is a genomic region from Miscanthus floridulus cultivar M001 chromosome 1, ASM1932011v1, whole genome shotgun sequence.
GCTTAATTTTATATTAgtgattgttgaatgcatgctaTGTGGATTTGTGCTATTGTTGACAAAATCATGTTGTTCTGGACCTCATGCATGTTTTCTTCATTTCCGTAATTTACTTGGCAGTTGCTGCAGATTATGCTTAATTTTGCACCGTGTGAAACATAGGCTCGTTGCAAGTTCTGTAATCTTTAGCTTTATTTGACTAGTGAAATAATGCTGCCCTGTCAGTATAGTTAAACAGCATATACTTGCACTTTGGGACTGTTTCACTCATTCAAGTTACTccctccctccattccaaattgtttgaggttttgacttttctagatgcataattttttttctatgtatttagatatactaTCACTAGATACATAGGAAAAAAACAATgtgtctagaaaagtcaaaatgtcttataatttgaaacggagggagtacttgctAGTCCGATTTGCAGTTTGCCTAGACTTTGGCAGTCGGATCAAAATGAGGTTTGCCTAGACTTCGGGAGTCGGATCAAAATGAGGTAGTTCAAACTTGCTGCCATTGATGATGGGGCTAGGTCTTGTTTGGTTTGTGCCTTCTTTAGAGCTAAACACTATGACTAAAAGCCATTTAGTCATCTAGTCACTAAATTGTGACTAGAAGGGACTAAACACAACTTTGGACAGAGGATACCCCTCATTTATTGATGGCGCCAAATCTTTAGGGGTAGCAGTTAGCATTAAATAGGGGTATTTTGGTCATCCTAAACATGTTAGTATCTTTTAGTCAACCAAACCAAACACCATATGAATAAAGTTTAGTCCCTAATTTAGataactaaagtttaggaggtccaattctaaaaaaaaaaaagtttaggaGGTCCAAACCAAACGAGGCTTCGGTGACCAAGGGCGTGATTTGTAGCTGGTATCTACCCGGCAAAGCATCAGTTGGAACCTGCGTGTGTACCGAGCCTGCCCGGTGTTGTGCAGCGTGAGATTGTGCGGACTGAGAGAGGAGACGTGCATACAGACTGCCTAACCAATCACCATCCTTTCTTGTCCTTTTTTTTAATCTCCATCCTTCCTTGTCCTGGCTACAAGCAGATGGTAGCCAAACAAACTCGTGTAGATGTACTGATCCCGGCCAACAAGAGCCTGGTGCGAGCCAGCCTACGATGCGCAAGGAACCAGTCACGCCCGAAATGTTATTCACGGCAACGAAGCTGCAGCGGTTGTCTGACAGCAACTGATACTCTAATGCCACGTTGTTTTTCTAGTTATATGGAAATTGTATCCTTTAACTTAAgtcccctttggcacggctcatccaaaacagcttcaccggtgaagccaaagccggtgaagccagaaaaactgactTTTCCCGGCTTGTAGTTTATTTTAACctcggcttacaaaacggcttcacgctacagtgcctcgatttgcgtaaaatagatgaagccgaagccgacataagccgtgccaaagaggcccttacaCTGATCTTAAGTCCCGCAGCCATGTTAGTACATCAGAAGGCCAGTGTCATAAACAGACACAAGCAACGTTGTTGTTTTCTATGCTACTCATTTCGTTCCAAAATAAGTGTTGTTATGATTTTTGTGCCGATCAAATTTTATTAAGTTTGACCgagtatataaaaaatattagcaatatttgtatctccaaataagtttatgatgctaattatgtactataaatattatattttcttgtatatatttggATAAAGTTAAAAACATTTGACTCGtcgggaagcgagaacgacacTTTATTTTGGGACGGTGGGAGTACTTCTATGATGCAGTATTTACCAGTACACTAGCAACATTAATTAATTATTAGGGCATGTATGTACTCAGTCTTAAACTCTTAATAGACTTTAACATCCCGATAGAGAAAAAAACATAGAATCTCATAACATCATCCAAACAAAGCTAGATCATAGAAGATTCCAACACACATATATTCGAAGAATATCAAAATCTAATGAAACACGGCTGATAGGAGATACTTTACTGATATAAGAATCACCGTACAACCCAAGGTTCTTATTAATTGAATTGAGAGAATTACTTTCAAGACCTAAAAAAAATTCTTTTGAACTAACATATTTGGTCCGAAATCCAACTTTAGTTTCTTATTTGGCCATTCCGTTAGATTTGGCCACTAGCGGTGTTCAGTGGGGCACGAATTGACGCTCTTACCCCTGGGCAAGACAGACAAAGATTAGTTTTGTTATATTTCATTTTGAGGATTATTTAGACTATTTTACATAGCTTGTGCAATTATGATGTCCTCGACGATGCAAAATTAGTCTAAATAATCCTAAAAATGAAATATACCAAATTAAACTCTGTATACTCTTTACCTATCTCACCTTGAGGTAAAAGCGTCATTTTGTGTCGCAcctaaggtggtgtttggttgtcccttttaaattttagtcgctgtcacatcaaatgtttagacacatggatggagtattaaatatagactaattacgaaattaattacatagtttatgactaatttgcgagatgaatcttttaagcctaattagtccatgatttgacaatgtggtgttaCAGTAAAAATGTGATAAtgacgggttaattaggcttaaaaaactcATCTCGTGAAGtaccgacggattatgtaatttatttttttattagtatccgaacactccatgcaacatcctcccaacgtacctcctaaattttagtcacaggatccaaacaccacctaacACCGTGAGTAACCAAACCTAACAGTAGTGCTAAATAAGAATCAAAGTTGGATTGAGCCAAATAGGTAGGTTCAAAATTAACCGAGAAAGGAAGTGGAACTTTTTTAGGAATAAGAAAGTAACTATCTGaattttgctaaaaaaaaagTAATTATCTGAATCGAATTTGCTTCGGACAAGACAAGAACGAACTCGGGCCGCAACGCACGCCTTGGATAGAGATCCCTGGGCCCACCCGCAGAGTGCAGTGTTGCCCTTCTCCTTTCGGTTGCCCTGCACTGCACCGCACGCCATCGTTACCAAGAGGAAAGCGGCAAGCGTGGAATGTCTTCTGCCGTCCCGTTCCGCCGAACACGCCGCCAGGTCTCCTTCCGCCAGAGCACGCCACCTCGGACCCCCCCTTCCTGCTCACGTGCCCGGCGACTCGGCACCTCCGCCCCCCGCCCTCCTCCACCGACCATCTGCCCCCACCCCTCCTCGAACGGCGTCGAGTGGGGATTCATCAGGACTGGTTGGTGAGCCCTTGACTCGCTCGGATCGTTCTAATTTGTTctgattttttttctctctcgttTGCTTCCGCGAGCACTCGACTCCGATTCTTCCGTCCTAGGGGTTACTCCAATGCATGCAGTTAGTAGTTGTGGAGTTCTGGGGTACTAACCTGATCCTTCGACGGTTGTGCAAACTTGGAAACGACCGTTAGATGCCCATCCAATGGATGGGTTGAGGGgcttaagcaaaaaaaaaaaaaaaaaaaaaaaaaaaaatccggcGGGTGGGAGGCTTAAGCGTAAAAAAATCTCTTAACTCTCACCCCCATCGATTGGATCAACATCTGATTGGTAGTTTTCAATGCGTAGATTCGGTTCGTCTTCTTTGCACAAGATCGTTCTGAGTGTTCGAGTTCACGGATTAGGGCGCCATTACCCTGAACTAGATAAACTTTGTTGTTGGTTTAACTGAACCCCCATGCCCCACGGTGATGCTGCAGCTACTAGTTTGTGTTGATTTCATGGCATTCTATATTTGGCAACATGGTGTTTACTATGAGTATTATGTTGAGGAAGCCTCAGTAGTTACAATTGGTTTTATCcccactaaggccttgtttggatgcacatatATCCATCTCAATCCATGAGTGTTAGAGCGTATTGGGGGTGGAAGTGCTGGAGCGTATTGGGGGTGGAACTTAGTTTAATTACCAccccaatccactccaacacgTAGATTCAGTTGAATACATGTGCATTCAAACAAGTAAGGATAGGTATTCAACTTTTACCATGCAATCTGCATGTAGAGCAGTGGGCAGTGCCGCAGTGGCTGTAGTTTTCTTAGATAATGGAACTAAAATTCCCAACCTTCACATCATGAGATGTTTTTTCCGTTTCTTATCACAATATCTGCACTTGCAGCGAGAGCAAACAAATAGTTCATATAGAGCAAAATGCTGACTAAAAGAGATCCATAGCCTTAGTTGTTTGGTGTGTTTATAAGGTTGCTTTTTGCCCCTGTGCCTGGAACTCCTTTCCTGATTGTAGGTTCTGTTTTTTACTCTTGGTATAACTGGAACATGAGATCCTTCAACAGTCACTCATAAACCCCGTTGTGAATGTTACCATTAATTTGCCTAGCTACAGTAGAATACTGTGTCGCTGTTCACTGATGATTTGCTTGTGCCATCTTCTATAGTACATAAATGCAATTTTTTTGCTAGTTTTTCTGTAGACATTTATCCAGGAACATTGATAAAATCTTTCAGCCAGAAGGATTTATTGATTAGCTCAGCTGTTGCATCGTTGTACCCGTCAAAGAATCCAACTCCTGGTTATACTGAAAAAGAGCAAACTCGTATACTTCATTCTTGCATTTTTTTTGCTGGAGAATAGAATGCACACCTACTAACCCCTAGTTGCTTGAAGAATAAACCGTAGTCATTAAAATACGTTAACATATTAGGGAACATGCAGTTATTTGCTGACCTCATAGTGAGTTGCCATAGAAATATAGCATTTCCAACAATTTGTTGGCCGTGTAGGTTTCAAATCCTATAGGACTACAATATAATAGGACAGACTATCTCGTCTGGAAGAATTGTTCAATCTTATATGCAGTTGCTTACCAAAGATTCTAGTATGCTGCGTTCTTTGTTGTTACACTTTAGAATTTTTTAAAGAAATCTGCTTTTCTATATAGGGAAGGACCAGCATGCTCTACAGAGAAGTGTTGCAGAGCATTAAAAGCAGTTTGGGAAGACTACAGAAATACCAAAAAAGATTGCCCCTTAGCTTCTGAATCCTTCTGAATCCTCTAGCCTTTAAAAGAACAAAGCCAGGAGTAGCTAAAGACGACAATCCCAACACTTCGTCATTATCTTTACTGACAGTATGGCACTGAAAAATGTGATCCGTTTCATTTTGGTGCTGGCCCATGTGAGCAGTTGTCTGGCTCGATCAGGGAACATGTTCTCTCCTGGCTTCGTTTCAGCATCAAAGCCATTACCAAGCTGGCCAATTTTGAGTGCAGGAACATCTGTAACTGTGGCTCTTGTTCTGTCGTTGTTTCTAACCTTTGAGCATCTGTGTGCATACCATCAACCTGAGATACTTTGCTTTCATACCTTGGTTTTGATTTATTAATATTGTCCTAATAAAGATTTTATATGTGTGCAAGATGTTCGACTATTTGCCCTGTTCTTCTGATTCAGTTAATCACTATGCATATTTCAGGAGCAAAAATTCATGATTGGTCTGATTCTGATGGTTCCAGTATATGCTGTTCAATCAGTAAGTAGATACAGCTACTTTTGCTTTCTATCCCAGCATTTCTGCCAATAAGTTGCCATCACTTCCTAAATTAGTTTAATCTTCATATCATAATTATGATACTTGGAGAGAATCTGAATGCTGAATATATTCGGATGGTACAAAAATACAATCTTCTTGTTATTTGTCTTTGTCTTACTTATGTAATTTTTTACAAAGTTCTCTGTTCTCCTTGTTGTTtattgatagtcatactattatgTTATTTGGTCCACCCCTCTTTAGTTTTGTATATAGTGATATAAGATGAGATCACATTAACCTTTACACACATGTTCAGCAACTGCAACCCACTCTTTAAAAATATGCTGTCTTTGATACATTTTATAATATTTGTATTTGCTTATTGTAACTTGTTTTGGCTTTCACCAACTTGAACTTATTTTATGGTATTCGTCTGTTCAAGAATAGGCGATTGGACCATATATGTCACTAATAAGCAACTTCGACTGAGCTTCTGGAGTAATGCATATGTACAAAGTTACAGACTCTTGAGATATTGTACACTTAAAGTTGTTTTCATAGCAAACTTATAATGGTACTATTTTCATAACATGCAGCTAAAAATTTTCTTTATATATCAGCGGTCAAAGTTGAAGTTTGTCTGCTAAAATTTTTAGACATCATATATTTCTGAGTAGAGGGAGTAAATTCTGAAACAACCTTGATTTTGTTTCTTCAGTGTTGGCAGCATTCTTATTTACTGTTGGAAATATATAATGTTTCTTGTGTTTTTTGCAGTTCTTTTCATTACTGGATTCGAATGTCGCATTCATCTGTGAACTGATGCGTGACTGTTACGAGGCATTTGCCATGTATTGTTTTGAGAGATATTTGATAGCATGCTTAGGTGAGTATTTGAGTATCTGTTGGAATTCTGCACAAGTGAAATATCTTCAGTTAACCAATAGTTGGAAGTAAGGCACACCAATACTTCCATTCTCAGCAGCAGAATAAAGAGGAATTTTGCTCTTAGGCAGAAGGTTCTTATTTGTGTTCTCATCTGTGGTAACGACCAGGAGCAGCAGCTGGTCTGGCGTGCTGTACAGTTGTGGTGTGTGCCCAACTGTCCATAGGCAGAGCTTAATGTAGATCAAGGGTCCCTACTATAGAAAGTTCATCaggaaatactccctccattacaaattataagacgttttggcttttctagatgcaTTTGCCTTTCCTATGTATCTAGAGATATTGTATATCTAAGTgtgtagcaaaagctatgtatccagaaaagccaaaacgtcttataatttggaatggagggagtactagttTTCATCACTTGagtaatacaaaaaaaaaaaaactaatatagGTATATGTATCTGAGTTTGGTCCCCTTAATCTTTTTCAAGCTCTGCCATTAGTGATGATGTAGAGTCCCATTACATGCTGATAGCATGTGATGTTTCATTTTTACTGGCAGTCACCCTTCAATACGATGCAATTTCAGATTTTGCTTTGGTTACTCCATTTCTTAAATATTATggtcctgttcatgttgaatacTTGCTCTTAATACTTAGGGCACACCACTAAGTTGTCCTGATGCAAGATAAGCCTTTTCACTTCAAAAAATTGACTGGTCAGGTTCATGTTATTTTCTTTCTTATAAAAATAAAATAGCTGATTGTTCTGCACCTGCTATATTGTTTCCCGCTATGTGCTACCAAACCACTTCAACTTGACCCTTGCATTATCTGCTACATAAAACATTGTGGTGTCTTGTCCATCACTTGGTTAATGTCACAACTTACAAAATATATGTGATCATAAAAGAAATATAACTGTATCAAAGTATTCATGTGGAATGATATCCTTTACGTTCTTCACTATTCAAATTTACAGAAATAAAAATTTGATCATAAATAAGTATGAGAACTTGGTGAAACTCCTAAGTCTATTCCCTGTTTTAGTTTGATCATGCATGGGCCTGCATAGTTTGAATGATGGTTGGCTCAAATCTTGTTTTCTAACTTATGTATTTATATTTTAGCTTCCTTTTTTCCTTTCTCATGTTTATATGACCAATTTTTTTGTCATTTAAGGTGGGGAGGAAAGTACCATTAGGTTTATGGAGGGTCGGCTCCAAATCAGTGAGAGCTCACCTCTGCTAGATATTGATTATGATTATGGCATTGTGAAGCATCCTTTCAAATTGAGCTGCTTTATGAGAAATTGGTACCTTGGTCCCGACTTCTACCATGCTGTGAAGATTGGTATTGTGCAATATGTATGTATGCATGAGGGGTCACATTTCTCTAATTTGCTTAATCCTGTTTAATCTGTTCTTATTGATTGTGGTTTCCAGTTTCCTACTTTCTAGATGATCCTCAAACCTATCTGTGCTGTCTTGGCAATTTTCTTTGAACTTCTTGGAATCTATGGAGAAGGAAAGTTTGGGTGGAAATACGGGTACGAGTATGAATCAATTCCATTGCTTGTGCGCTATTGTTCTTTTGAAtactttatttttggaattataagTATACTTCTGTCAAGAACAGTCTAACACCTAGTCAAATACTTGCTTAAACTTTTCAAAATTTGTATTCAAATGACTGAAAGGTTTCAAGTTCTGCATCCTCATGAATTTTGTCGATTCATTTGCAGGTATCCATATTTGGCAGTTGTCCTAAATTTCAGCCAGACGTGGGCATTATATTGTCTTATACAGTTTTATACTGCTACCAAGGAGAAGCTGGAACCTATAAAGCCCCTGTCCAAGTTTCTTACTTTCAAATCTATTGTATTTTTGACCTGGTGGCAGGGTGTTGCTGTTGCATTTCTTTTCTCAACTGGGCTTTTTAATGGACATTTGGCACAAAGGTTTCAAACACGTATCCAGGATTACATTATATGCCTTCAGGTGTGTTTTATCTGACTTTTTTTGTCCACTGTCATGGTTTAGCTTTTGCCCAATTTTGGTTGGTTCACTTTTCCATAGCAATCCGCCGCTTTAGTCCACTCAGCCATCTGAGTCTACGCTAGTCTCTTGCTTTTTGCACTATTAAGTGATTAAAAAATTGATTCAGCTAGCTCTAAGCTAGACCATTAGAGACGCCCTTAGGAAGTTATATCTATCCATTAGTTAATTATATGAAAAATCTAGATCAGTGCTAATACTCGTGTACCTGTTTCTTGCCTGGAAAGATAAATACTATATACTTGTGCTAAGTATTATCTTGAATTGTCTTATGTTATTCTATTTAGTCTGTTATCCTGATATTAGCTGTACTGTGTCGCTGTTAAAATTTTGGTGTGCCTCCATATCAATGAATATTTGCTGTAAATTAATTTACACTACTTCCCTTTATGCTCTGTGCAAACATTGTGAAGATAATGGCTGCGAAAACCTGCTAATTTCATGTGTCAATATTGTTGGGTTGTTTTCCCCATGAATTTCTTGTCTCAAGTAGATCTTGTCACGATAATACTTTTTTTTGGCATGCGTACATCCATTCTGTTCATCGTGTTGATGATTACTATTGATACTCGTATCCTGGCGTGTTTAAGTTCATTCCTGTAACACAAATCTCTTGAATGACAGATGGGGGTTGCGGCAGTGGTCCATTTAAAAGTGTTTCCAGCTAAACCTTACAGCCGTGGGGAAAGAAGTGTTCGCAATGTTGCTGTCATGTCTGATTATGCATCACTGGGAGCTCCAGATCCTGAAGAAATCGGAGGAGGGATTGACAGCTTAACAGTCTTGCAAACTCCTGCCACTAAAGACAGGCGGTTGAGTTTTTCTCAGAGTGTTCGTGATGTTGGGCAGCGGTGAAATCGTATGCTTCTGACACACAAGTTGCTTCATCCTGACATATTCAACCCATCCTAACTATTGACTCGTTTGTTTATGTTGCAACTTTTCAGATGGTTGATGACATCAAATATACAGTTTCCCATGTCGTGGAGCCTATGGTGCGGAGTTTTACAAAGATAAATAAGACAATTCATCAAATCTCAGAAAACGTCAAGCAGCTCGAGAAGCAAAAGAGGAAGGCAAAGGATGACAGTCATCTTATTCCCCTAGAACCATGGTCAGAGGAATTTTCAGAAGCTCATGATCATGTTGTGGGCGGTAGCGTCAGTGATAGCGGATTAGCTAAGACAAGGTACAACAGGATGTCATATAGGCCCAGGAGGTCATTCGAGTCCAGATTGCGCAGATGGTTCTAGCGGCAAGTCGGTGCTGGTGGGTTAATTGATTTTGATTTTTGATCAAAAGAGGGGGTTAACCTTTTAACTCCGGTGGTCTATACATTATACATCAGAGGACATAGCGAGGACAAAATGATAGAAATTCTGACATTTAGTAGTTGGCACGAGGTGGAGGCAGTAGCTGCTTCCTGTTGTTTATAGCTGACCCGGGGCTCTTTCCCATTCTGGAGGCAGTAGCTACATGAGTTTTTGATGTTAGCATCCTTGTTTAGAACATAACTTTTAGGACCGGCAAATACGGGTGTAACCCGTTGCTTCCCAGAGTTAGTAGAAAGTACCATGCATTAAACTGAGAGACTTTTAGAACTTACCTTTTAGGACTGGCAAATACGGATGTAACCCGTTTCTTCCCAGCGTTCGTAGAAAGGAACATGCATTAAACTGAGAGATTTATAATACGTGTTAAACATGGTTTAAATTGAAATAAAGAAATCAAATACTCCAGTTGGTTAAATGCTTACATTCTCGTGTATG
It encodes:
- the LOC136543101 gene encoding LOW QUALITY PROTEIN: protein LAZ1 homolog 1-like (The sequence of the model RefSeq protein was modified relative to this genomic sequence to represent the inferred CDS: inserted 2 bases in 1 codon); its protein translation is MIGLILMVPVYAVQSFFSLLDSNVAFICELMRDCYEAFAMYCFERYLIACLGGEESTIRFMEGRLQISESSPLLDIDYDYGIVKHPFKLSCFMRNWYLGPDFYHAVKIGIVQYMILKPICAVLAIFFELLGIYGEGKFGWKYGYPYLAVVLNFSQTWALYCLIQFYTATKEKLEPIKPLSKFLTFKSIVFLTWWQGVAVAFLFSTGLFNGHLAQRFQTRIQDYIICLQMGVAAVVHLKVFPAKPYSRGERSVRNVAVMSDYASLGAPDPEEIGGGIDSLTVLQTPATKDRRLSFSQSVRDXLGSGEIMVDDIKYTVSHVVEPMVRSFTKINKTIHQISENVKQLEKQKRKAKDDSHLIPLEPWSEEFSEAHDHVVGGSVSDSGLAKTRYNRMSYRPRRSFESRLRRWF